The sequence below is a genomic window from Verrucomicrobiota bacterium.
TCTGTTGCCCCTGATTTGGTTATCCGGCGGCGTATTCTCTGATCCACTTCCTTCTTGGAATAACGGCGAAACCAAAGAGGCGATTATCACTTTTGTTGATAGCGTTACAGACGAGAACTCAGAACTTTTCGTCCCAGTTGAAGACCGGATTGCGGTATTCGACAACGACGGCAACCTATGGGCGGAAAAGCCGGTCTACCCTCAAGTTTATTTTGCACTCGATCGAATCAAAGCCATGGCTCCCGATCATCCGGAGTGGCGAACACAGGAACCATATGCCTCGGTTCTTCGCGGCGATCTCCAAGGCCTTGCCTCCTCAGGAGAGGATGGCATCGTGGAAATCGTTGTAGCCAGCCACATGGGCATGACGACCAGTGAATTCGAAGAAATCGCACGAGAGTGGATTCAAACGGCGAGAAATCCTGAAACCGGGCTTTTGTTTACCGAAATGGTTTACCAGCCCATGCTCGAACTACTCGACTACCTGAGAGAAAACGATTTCGAGAC
It includes:
- a CDS encoding haloacid dehalogenase-like hydrolase; translation: MNPIKLLLPLIWLSGGVFSDPLPSWNNGETKEAIITFVDSVTDENSELFVPVEDRIAVFDNDGNLWAEKPVYPQVYFALDRIKAMAPDHPEWRTQEPYASVLRGDLQGLASSGEDGIVEIVVASHMGMTTSEFEEIAREWIQTARNPETGLLFTEMVYQPMLELLDYLRENDFET